A single window of Sneathiella limimaris DNA harbors:
- a CDS encoding peptidoglycan DD-metalloendopeptidase family protein codes for MARNLNKLTKLGLLTLVAANLSGCVYDRYLQKADSRNLSQPQSVQTRVASSPSTLVNARAPSYYDNIAYRHVTVQSGDSLTLIAKRHRVPFSAVVALNGSEPPYLIHPGQLIKVPDFRLHRVKSGETLYAISRVYNVEMSELAHFNFLQAPYALTPGTSLSIPQNVDQQTRVAAVGKAAWAVSSTPTSSRPVNEVGDVASKSLPVPRKSVAVKSMSAPGPIKTSPVTGTKPVASQGIAAPKTVSQVQKLDAQDKPVQVASIAPEVVTDTPVSKPVIGTEIPAAEMPPVPKARYTIKSPPSREGGRFSWPAKGDVISGYGRKASGFHNDGINIRLQPGTEIRAAENGVVSYVGNEMRSFGNLVLISHADGYVTTYGHLATMSVYKGQRIQKGEVIGTAGATGDVQIPQLHFEIRKNGAAKNPKTLLASR; via the coding sequence ATGGCAAGGAATCTTAATAAGCTGACCAAGCTTGGGCTGCTGACCCTCGTAGCTGCAAACCTCTCCGGTTGTGTTTATGACCGGTATTTGCAGAAGGCGGATAGTCGTAACTTGAGTCAGCCGCAATCCGTGCAGACGCGTGTTGCAAGCTCTCCTTCCACTTTGGTAAATGCACGCGCTCCCAGTTATTACGATAATATTGCGTATCGGCATGTCACAGTTCAGTCTGGCGACAGTTTGACACTAATTGCAAAACGCCATCGCGTTCCATTTTCAGCTGTTGTTGCGCTGAATGGGAGTGAGCCACCTTATCTCATTCATCCTGGTCAATTGATCAAAGTTCCAGATTTTCGGTTACATCGGGTCAAATCTGGGGAAACACTCTATGCCATTTCGAGAGTGTATAATGTTGAAATGAGTGAACTTGCACATTTCAACTTCCTTCAGGCGCCTTATGCCTTAACACCGGGAACATCGTTGAGCATTCCTCAGAATGTTGATCAGCAAACGCGTGTTGCTGCGGTCGGTAAGGCTGCGTGGGCTGTATCTTCGACGCCGACCTCATCGCGTCCAGTAAATGAGGTAGGAGATGTGGCGAGCAAATCGCTTCCAGTCCCTCGAAAATCAGTAGCAGTCAAGAGTATGTCAGCGCCAGGCCCGATAAAAACCTCACCTGTTACCGGCACAAAACCGGTTGCATCACAGGGTATTGCAGCTCCTAAGACTGTTAGTCAGGTACAGAAACTTGATGCGCAAGATAAACCAGTTCAGGTGGCGTCCATTGCGCCTGAAGTTGTGACAGATACGCCTGTTTCAAAACCGGTTATCGGAACAGAAATTCCTGCGGCTGAGATGCCTCCAGTGCCGAAGGCAAGATATACTATTAAAAGCCCTCCATCCCGTGAGGGAGGACGGTTCAGCTGGCCAGCGAAAGGCGATGTGATTTCAGGTTATGGCCGCAAAGCAAGTGGATTTCATAATGACGGGATTAATATCCGTCTGCAGCCAGGTACAGAAATTCGTGCGGCTGAAAATGGAGTGGTATCCTATGTTGGAAATGAGATGCGCTCCTTTGGAAATCTGGTCCTGATTTCCCATGCCGATGGGTATGTGACCACCTATGGCCATTTGGCAACCATGTCTGTCTACAAGGGGCAGCGGATCCAAAAGGGTGAAGTCATTGGAACGGCAGGCGCCACAGGCGATGTCCAGATCCCGCAACTACATTTCGAAATCCGTAAAAATGGGGCCGCCAAAAACCCTAAAACACTTCTGGCGTCCCGCTAA
- the secD gene encoding protein translocase subunit SecD — protein MLSFPKWKAALVVIVCLLGIAYTIPNFVPKSALEGLPEWAPSKQITLGLDLQGGSHLLMQVDTDDVRAKVLDSLLDQVRNNFRNDGVRIGYRNLKVTGDKVTFSLRKPEERDAAYEALRSISSILSNGQQSHLIELNDDGSVGSIQPSEQAYTDRISAVVEQSIEIIGRRVNETGINEPTIQRQGADRILVQLPGVGNPQRIIDLIGQTAQMTFHLVDLTSADGNAPPGSKKLPSLNEEGRHYVIKNRVMVSGENLEDAQATFSQGQPVVSIRFDGLGGKQFARVTTDNVGKPFAIVLDGKVISAPRINEPILGGQAIITGGFNVQGAQDLALLLRAGALPAPLKILEQRSVGPDLGADSIAAGEIAGIIGLIAVAVFMIVTYGLFGLVANIALAANIFLIMALLSVLGATLTLPGIAGIILTIGMAVDANVLIFERIREESRNGKTPSNAIESGYKRAFTTIVDANVTTGIAATILFVMGSGPVKGFAVTLGIGIICSMFTAILLSRMIITFWALKTRPQTLKA, from the coding sequence ATGCTCAGCTTCCCTAAATGGAAGGCAGCCCTGGTAGTTATTGTCTGCCTATTGGGCATTGCCTATACAATCCCGAATTTTGTTCCCAAATCCGCTTTGGAAGGGCTGCCGGAATGGGCACCCAGTAAGCAAATTACTTTGGGGTTGGACCTACAGGGAGGCTCACATCTGCTGATGCAGGTGGATACAGATGATGTAAGAGCTAAAGTTTTGGACAGCCTTTTGGATCAGGTTCGGAACAATTTCCGAAACGATGGTGTCCGGATAGGCTACCGCAATCTGAAGGTCACCGGCGATAAAGTCACTTTTTCTCTTCGTAAGCCAGAAGAGAGAGATGCGGCTTATGAGGCCCTTCGGTCTATTTCTTCTATACTGTCGAATGGCCAGCAAAGCCATCTGATTGAACTGAATGATGATGGCTCTGTTGGCTCCATCCAACCAAGTGAGCAGGCTTACACCGATCGCATCAGTGCGGTTGTCGAGCAGTCGATTGAAATTATTGGCCGCAGGGTTAATGAGACCGGGATTAACGAACCAACCATTCAGCGCCAGGGTGCAGACCGGATCCTTGTTCAGCTTCCTGGTGTCGGTAATCCTCAGCGTATTATTGATCTGATCGGTCAAACAGCGCAGATGACGTTCCATCTTGTGGATCTGACATCGGCTGACGGCAATGCACCTCCAGGCTCTAAGAAGCTACCTTCTCTCAATGAGGAGGGAAGACATTATGTCATAAAAAATCGCGTCATGGTCTCTGGTGAAAATCTGGAGGATGCACAAGCGACCTTTAGTCAGGGACAACCGGTTGTCAGCATTCGTTTTGATGGACTGGGTGGCAAACAGTTTGCCCGTGTGACAACTGATAATGTTGGAAAGCCTTTTGCTATTGTTCTGGATGGCAAGGTGATTAGTGCCCCGCGGATTAATGAGCCGATCCTGGGTGGGCAGGCGATTATCACGGGTGGCTTCAATGTGCAGGGCGCGCAAGATCTTGCTTTGTTGCTCCGTGCAGGTGCACTCCCAGCTCCTTTGAAAATCCTGGAACAACGCTCTGTCGGACCTGATCTGGGAGCTGACTCGATCGCTGCTGGTGAAATTGCCGGTATCATAGGGCTTATAGCTGTTGCCGTCTTCATGATTGTGACCTACGGCTTGTTCGGACTGGTCGCCAATATTGCGCTGGCTGCAAATATATTCCTGATCATGGCTCTTTTGTCGGTATTGGGTGCAACCCTCACCTTGCCAGGGATCGCCGGTATCATTTTGACTATTGGTATGGCCGTGGATGCTAACGTGCTGATCTTTGAACGGATCAGGGAAGAAAGCCGAAACGGGAAAACCCCGTCGAACGCGATTGAAAGTGGGTATAAGCGCGCCTTTACAACAATTGTGGACGCCAACGTGACAACTGGTATTGCAGCCACGATCCTCTTCGTCATGGGCTCCGGCCCGGTTAAGGGGTTCGCTGTTACATTGGGAATTGGCATTATCTGCTCCATGTTCACAGCGATCCTGCTGTCGCGCATGATTATCACATTCTGGGCGCTAAAAACGCGGCCACAAACACTGAAGGCTTAA
- a CDS encoding Mth938-like domain-containing protein — MQDISGLPDEGQQLINSYGDGGFRVSGVRYEGNVLILPDETMEWDLNSLEDLTIEALQPILDAEPSVEILLIGCGASMAYVDEAVRTKLRASGITVDSMDSGAAARTYNVLLLEKRRVAAALIAA; from the coding sequence ATGCAGGATATTTCCGGCCTCCCGGATGAGGGACAGCAACTTATTAATTCTTATGGTGATGGTGGCTTTCGGGTCAGCGGCGTGCGGTATGAAGGCAATGTTTTGATATTGCCGGATGAAACCATGGAATGGGATCTCAATAGCCTTGAAGATCTCACGATAGAAGCCCTGCAACCGATCCTGGACGCTGAACCATCTGTTGAGATTTTATTGATTGGGTGCGGCGCTTCCATGGCTTATGTGGATGAAGCGGTTCGCACCAAATTACGGGCAAGTGGCATTACTGTGGATAGCATGGATAGTGGTGCTGCCGCACGGACTTACAATGTACTTCTTTTAGAGAAACGGCGCGTTGCTGCGGCATTGATAGCAGCTTAA
- the trmFO gene encoding methylenetetrahydrofolate--tRNA-(uracil(54)-C(5))-methyltransferase (FADH(2)-oxidizing) TrmFO, with translation MSNAKTPVHVIGGGLAGSEATWQLVNQGVPVILHEMRPDRGTDAHITDSLAELVCSNSFRSDDAENNAVGLLHKEMRELGSLIMESADINKVPAGGALAVDRHGFSGYVQEKLEAHPLVTVERGEVTGLPPEDWGKCIIATGPLTSEQLANEIHAATGADALSFFDAIAPIVYKDSINFDIAWFQSRYDKGTGTDYINCPLTEEQYREFIQDLNEGGKTEFKEWEKDTPYFDGCLPIEVMAERGPETLRFGPMKPVGLTNPNNPTVKPYGIVQLRQDNKLGTLYNIVGFQTKLKYAEQTRIFKKIPGLENAEFARLGGLHRNTFINSPIVLDEELRLKARPNLRFAGQITGVEGYVESTAIGILAGRYLASEMTGNIFTAPPLTTALGALKSHITGGAESDTFQPMNVNFGLFPPLEQRVKKKERKQAYTKRAFQHFAEWQKSLNPEAA, from the coding sequence ATGAGTAATGCAAAAACACCGGTTCATGTGATCGGCGGTGGTCTTGCCGGATCCGAAGCAACTTGGCAATTAGTCAACCAGGGTGTACCAGTAATCCTGCATGAAATGCGCCCAGATCGGGGAACGGATGCCCATATCACAGACAGTCTGGCTGAACTTGTCTGTTCAAACTCCTTCCGTTCAGATGACGCAGAGAATAACGCTGTTGGCCTTCTGCACAAGGAAATGCGGGAACTTGGCTCCCTGATCATGGAAAGCGCAGATATCAACAAGGTTCCTGCTGGTGGTGCATTGGCGGTCGATCGTCATGGGTTTTCTGGATATGTGCAGGAAAAACTTGAAGCTCACCCCCTCGTCACAGTCGAGCGGGGAGAGGTTACCGGTCTTCCCCCTGAAGATTGGGGAAAATGTATTATTGCTACTGGTCCACTAACGTCAGAGCAATTGGCTAATGAAATCCATGCTGCAACCGGCGCAGATGCTTTGTCTTTCTTTGATGCCATTGCACCGATCGTCTACAAGGATAGCATCAATTTCGACATAGCCTGGTTTCAGTCCCGATATGATAAAGGGACCGGTACTGATTACATCAACTGCCCCCTGACTGAGGAACAGTATCGGGAATTCATCCAGGACCTAAACGAAGGCGGTAAAACCGAATTCAAAGAATGGGAAAAAGATACGCCTTACTTTGATGGCTGCCTTCCCATTGAAGTCATGGCAGAACGCGGTCCTGAAACACTGCGTTTTGGTCCCATGAAGCCTGTTGGTCTGACCAATCCGAACAATCCAACCGTTAAACCCTACGGTATCGTTCAACTGCGTCAGGACAATAAGCTTGGAACCCTTTACAATATTGTCGGCTTCCAGACGAAACTGAAATACGCCGAGCAAACCCGTATTTTCAAAAAAATTCCTGGCCTGGAAAACGCTGAATTTGCGCGCCTCGGCGGTCTGCATAGAAATACCTTCATCAACAGTCCTATTGTACTGGATGAAGAACTCCGCTTAAAAGCCCGACCCAATCTGCGCTTCGCCGGGCAAATTACAGGCGTTGAAGGATATGTTGAAAGCACCGCAATTGGTATCTTGGCTGGCCGTTATCTCGCCAGTGAGATGACTGGAAACATATTTACGGCTCCACCTCTAACAACAGCGCTTGGTGCCTTAAAAAGCCACATTACGGGTGGTGCGGAAAGTGACACCTTCCAGCCTATGAACGTCAACTTTGGCCTTTTCCCTCCCCTTGAACAACGAGTTAAGAAAAAAGAACGGAAGCAAGCCTATACGAAAAGAGCGTTCCAGCACTTTGCAGAATGGCAAAAATCACTTAACCCTGAAGCGGCTTGA
- the yajC gene encoding preprotein translocase subunit YajC encodes MSQELVQLMPLILIGVVFYFLLIRPQQKKVKEHRAMIEAVRRGDNIVTSGGILGKVIKVREDNIVQVEIAPEVRIDVVKSTISEVRGKTEPADTTSAPKADGEKSSGGLSGLFKKK; translated from the coding sequence ATGAGCCAGGAACTCGTGCAATTGATGCCACTTATCCTGATCGGTGTTGTGTTCTATTTTCTGTTGATCCGTCCTCAACAGAAAAAAGTTAAAGAGCATCGTGCCATGATTGAAGCCGTGCGTCGCGGAGACAACATTGTGACCTCTGGTGGTATTCTCGGTAAGGTGATTAAAGTACGGGAAGACAACATTGTTCAGGTTGAAATTGCCCCAGAGGTTCGGATCGATGTTGTGAAATCCACCATCTCTGAAGTTCGCGGAAAAACTGAACCCGCTGATACGACATCTGCTCCCAAAGCTGATGGTGAAAAATCATCAGGCGGTTTGTCAGGTTTGTTCAAAAAGAAATAA
- a CDS encoding protein-L-isoaspartate(D-aspartate) O-methyltransferase, with the protein MNENAAQKIRLLMELRRMGITDTAVLSAIERVPREAFVPPTFRDRAYENIALPISSGQTISQPYIVAYMTQMLHPDPRAKVLEIGTGSGYQAAILSKLFRRVYSIERYRSLHLKALEIFEKLKISNITSKLGDGYKGWVEQAPFSHIIVTAAAEDVPAPLVDQLGDNGTMIIPVGPDQGDQTILRITKDHHGMIAEEELIPVRFVPLVQGLAVET; encoded by the coding sequence GTGAACGAAAATGCGGCACAAAAGATCCGTCTTTTGATGGAGCTCCGGCGGATGGGGATCACCGATACGGCTGTCCTCTCGGCCATTGAGAGGGTTCCAAGGGAAGCATTTGTGCCGCCAACGTTTCGTGATCGGGCGTATGAGAATATTGCTCTTCCTATCAGCAGTGGTCAGACAATCAGTCAGCCTTACATTGTGGCCTATATGACGCAGATGCTGCATCCAGATCCCAGAGCGAAAGTGCTGGAAATCGGAACGGGATCCGGCTACCAGGCGGCTATTCTTTCCAAGCTTTTTCGCCGCGTTTATTCCATAGAGCGATATCGCAGCCTTCATTTAAAGGCGTTGGAGATTTTTGAGAAACTAAAAATCTCCAATATCACCAGTAAACTGGGCGATGGTTATAAAGGGTGGGTGGAGCAAGCTCCGTTCAGCCATATTATTGTTACCGCAGCGGCTGAAGATGTTCCCGCACCGCTCGTTGATCAGCTGGGTGACAATGGCACAATGATCATTCCGGTTGGACCGGATCAGGGGGATCAAACGATTTTGCGGATCACCAAAGACCACCATGGGATGATCGCTGAAGAAGAGTTAATCCCGGTCAGATTCGTGCCTTTAGTTCAAGGGCTTGCGGTCGAAACTTAA
- a CDS encoding squalene/phytoene synthase family protein, which produces MGTEGLLPEISNDVKQYDYDRWLGCLFTDPSKRDQVMTLLAFNSEIARVRETVSEPMLGDIRLQWWREALEEIQKGQVRAHPVVQALAELNRVSPIDFHLMQEMIDMRSRDLDPAPIASEGELIVYADATGGNLHHLIYNALGGSGGSNEVEAVVRSGRAYALSGILRAIPFHAQNDLILLPTNLIERHSLDPVNLFKKEHVWSFKKIVEEVCDLAAKEYNEALDLCFDISKEIKPAVYCNALTSIYLKRLVKAGYEPADPGLNPGSLRKIIALFSYRQFG; this is translated from the coding sequence TTGGGAACCGAAGGGCTACTGCCGGAAATATCCAACGACGTAAAACAGTATGACTATGATCGTTGGTTGGGATGTCTGTTTACAGATCCTTCCAAGCGGGATCAGGTGATGACCCTACTGGCTTTTAATTCAGAGATTGCCAGAGTTCGAGAGACTGTGTCTGAGCCCATGCTCGGGGATATCCGCCTGCAATGGTGGCGAGAAGCGCTTGAGGAAATTCAGAAAGGGCAGGTGAGGGCGCATCCGGTGGTCCAGGCCTTGGCTGAACTGAATAGGGTTTCGCCTATTGATTTTCACCTGATGCAGGAAATGATTGATATGCGGAGCCGAGATCTGGATCCGGCCCCTATTGCGAGTGAAGGAGAGTTGATAGTCTATGCCGACGCAACAGGCGGAAACCTTCACCATCTCATTTACAATGCGCTCGGTGGCAGCGGGGGTTCAAATGAGGTTGAAGCTGTGGTCCGAAGTGGTCGGGCTTATGCTTTGTCGGGAATATTGCGGGCGATCCCATTTCATGCCCAAAACGATCTGATCCTGCTTCCGACAAATTTGATTGAGCGGCACAGTTTGGATCCAGTCAATCTGTTTAAAAAGGAACATGTCTGGTCCTTTAAAAAGATCGTGGAGGAAGTCTGCGATCTGGCCGCCAAGGAATATAACGAAGCCCTAGATTTGTGTTTCGACATTTCCAAAGAGATCAAACCAGCGGTTTATTGTAATGCACTTACCAGCATTTACCTGAAACGGCTCGTCAAAGCGGGTTATGAGCCAGCGGATCCGGGGCTAAATCCTGGTAGTCTTCGGAAAATTATCGCGCTATTTTCTTACCGGCAGTTTGGCTGA
- the secF gene encoding protein translocase subunit SecF: MQLKLIPDSLHLPFLKFRFISFIASGLLILLSAVMFFGPGLNKGIDFEGGIMIEIKLDEPPVLSDMRSSLGSLGLGQVSLQTFGASDDILIRVQRQEGGNEAQKIAVDAVKAQLAADYGDDISYRRIEFVGPTVSAELVQTAIEAVLVAVIAILIYIWLRFEWHYSVGAIAALVHDVILTIGMFTITGIEFNLASVAAILTIVGYSINDTVVVYDRIRENFRRYKKMEVKDLLDLSINETLSRTVITSLTTLLALVALFIFGGEVIRGFATAMIFGVIVGTYSSIFVAAPILLQIGLTHHNEEEDGFKPSTDDAIDSEQ, translated from the coding sequence ATGCAGTTAAAACTTATTCCTGATAGTCTTCACCTTCCATTTTTGAAGTTTCGGTTCATTAGCTTTATTGCTTCTGGGCTGCTGATCCTGTTGTCGGCTGTCATGTTCTTTGGTCCAGGACTGAATAAGGGCATTGATTTTGAAGGCGGCATTATGATTGAGATTAAACTGGATGAACCTCCAGTGCTCTCAGATATGAGAAGCTCGCTAGGCAGCTTAGGCCTCGGTCAAGTTTCCTTGCAAACCTTCGGTGCCTCTGATGATATTCTGATCCGGGTACAGCGACAGGAAGGGGGCAATGAAGCCCAGAAAATAGCTGTGGATGCAGTAAAGGCTCAATTGGCTGCTGATTATGGTGATGATATCTCTTATCGCCGGATTGAGTTTGTGGGGCCAACTGTCTCTGCGGAATTGGTTCAGACTGCGATTGAGGCGGTCCTGGTCGCCGTGATTGCGATCCTGATTTATATCTGGTTACGCTTTGAGTGGCATTATTCGGTTGGCGCGATTGCGGCCCTAGTCCATGACGTCATTCTGACGATCGGTATGTTCACTATCACCGGGATTGAATTTAATCTGGCATCTGTTGCGGCTATTCTAACGATTGTCGGTTACTCCATCAATGATACTGTTGTGGTATATGATCGCATTCGGGAAAACTTCCGCCGTTATAAGAAGATGGAAGTGAAGGATTTGCTGGATCTTTCCATCAATGAAACACTATCCCGTACGGTTATTACCTCGTTGACCACTTTACTGGCCCTTGTCGCGCTCTTCATTTTTGGTGGAGAGGTCATTCGTGGCTTCGCGACAGCGATGATTTTCGGTGTGATTGTAGGTACCTATTCTTCCATTTTTGTGGCAGCTCCAATCCTCTTGCAAATTGGTTTGACGCACCACAATGAAGAAGAAGATGGTTTCAAACCTTCTACTGATGATGCGATTGACAGCGAGCAGTAA
- a CDS encoding superoxide dismutase, with product MAYELPELPYAKTALAPHISEETLNFHHGKHHNTYVVNLNNLLDGDSSKSLEELMKETAGDASKAGIFNNAAQVWNHTFYWNSMSPNGGGAPTGAIADKINEDFGSYEKFAEEFKTAGATQFGSGWAWLVLDGGKLKVTKTPNAECPLTDGATPLITMDVWEHAYYLDFQNRRPDYMGAFLEHLINWDFANENLAKA from the coding sequence ATGGCTTACGAACTACCAGAGCTACCATATGCAAAAACAGCATTGGCTCCGCACATCTCCGAGGAAACACTGAATTTCCATCATGGCAAACATCACAACACCTATGTTGTAAACCTCAACAACCTGCTTGATGGAGATAGCAGCAAGTCTCTGGAAGAGTTGATGAAAGAAACCGCTGGTGACGCATCCAAGGCTGGTATCTTCAACAACGCCGCCCAGGTTTGGAACCACACATTCTACTGGAATTCCATGTCACCAAATGGTGGCGGTGCTCCAACTGGTGCCATTGCCGACAAAATCAACGAAGATTTCGGATCTTACGAAAAATTTGCTGAAGAATTTAAAACTGCTGGCGCGACTCAGTTCGGTTCAGGCTGGGCTTGGCTGGTTCTCGATGGTGGCAAGCTGAAAGTCACAAAAACACCAAACGCAGAATGCCCACTGACAGATGGTGCAACACCACTGATCACAATGGACGTTTGGGAACACGCATATTACCTGGATTTCCAGAACCGCCGCCCTGACTACATGGGTGCTTTCCTGGAACACCTGATTAACTGGGATTTTGCAAACGAGAATTTGGCTAAAGCCTAA
- a CDS encoding ATP-binding protein, with protein sequence MSKKEILKQLTRIADSLERIAPTERDAPDLSKGNAFIWDAEKNSLRPIAAVNHVDMGMLKGIDQVRDILIDNTTRFAKGYPANNALLWGARGMGKSSLVKAAHALVNAEEKNSLVLVEIHREDIPSLPELLLTLQKSDRNIILFCDDLSFDGDDDTYKSLKTVLDGGLEGRPKNVIFYATSNRRHLMRRDMIENERSTAVMPSEAIEEKVSLSDRFGLWLGFHSCSQDEYLEMIRGYIAHYNIPIDDDQMVKEAIEWMRTRGSRSGRVAWQYIQDLAGRTETRLD encoded by the coding sequence ATGAGCAAAAAAGAAATTCTCAAACAGCTGACGCGAATTGCAGACAGTCTGGAGCGGATTGCACCAACAGAAAGAGACGCACCGGATCTTTCGAAAGGTAACGCTTTTATCTGGGATGCAGAGAAAAACTCTCTTCGTCCCATTGCCGCAGTCAACCATGTCGACATGGGTATGCTAAAAGGTATTGACCAGGTCCGTGATATTCTAATCGACAATACAACCCGTTTTGCTAAAGGGTATCCGGCCAACAACGCCTTGCTATGGGGCGCCCGCGGAATGGGCAAAAGCTCTCTCGTCAAAGCTGCCCATGCCCTTGTCAATGCCGAGGAAAAGAACTCATTGGTACTGGTTGAAATCCATCGCGAGGATATTCCCTCATTACCCGAGCTCTTACTGACCCTTCAAAAATCAGACCGGAATATCATCCTCTTTTGTGATGATCTGTCTTTTGATGGTGATGATGATACCTATAAGTCTCTGAAGACAGTTCTGGACGGTGGACTGGAAGGACGGCCCAAAAACGTTATTTTCTACGCCACGTCCAACAGACGGCATCTTATGCGTCGGGATATGATTGAAAATGAACGATCAACAGCTGTTATGCCTTCCGAAGCGATTGAGGAAAAAGTCTCCCTCTCTGACCGTTTTGGCCTCTGGCTGGGTTTCCACAGCTGTTCTCAGGATGAATATCTGGAAATGATTCGGGGATATATTGCCCACTACAATATCCCTATTGACGACGATCAGATGGTCAAGGAAGCCATTGAGTGGATGCGCACGCGCGGATCCCGTTCCGGTCGCGTTGCCTGGCAATATATTCAGGATTTAGCTGGTCGAACAGAAACCCGTCTGGATTAA